DNA sequence from the Pseudoduganella plicata genome:
GTCGTCTCGGACGGCACGGCCAAGCGTGCCAAGGAAGCATTTATCGCGGCCGACGGCACCCATATCCTTGTCGGCGGCAAAACGGGTACGGGCGACCAGCGCTTCGACGTCTACGGTGGCGGCGGTCGCCTGATCGAATCGCGCTACGTGAACCGTTCGGCCACGTTCGTGTTCAATATCGGCGAACGCTTCTTCGGCAGCATGACGGCCTACGTGCACGGCCCGGACTCGAAGAACTACGACTTCACCAGCGCCCTGCCGGTGCAGTTGCTGACGGTGCTGGCGCCAAGCCTGATGCCGCTGATCGAGCCAAACCAGAAGGCCGCGCTGCCCACCGATTCGTCGGTGGCCGCCGCTGCCGCCGCGCTGGGTGCTCCCGTCAAAGCCTGCGGTGGTTGAACGATTGTTGGCCAAATGCCGGGGGGCAGAGCTTGGAAGATGGCCCTGCTCCCGGCGTTTCCGCTACAAACCTTGCGCAGCGGATGAAAAGTTGGCATCGTAGCCAGCCATGAAACCCGTCCTCCGCTCCACGATGAACCGCATCCGCAAGTTCACGAACTTTTCCATACGCGATCTCATCGCGTCCGCCGCTCCCACCATCCTCGTCATCGCCGCCATCTGCCTCGCCGCCTACCTGATCGTCGATCCGGCGCCGCCGCGCAAGGTCGTGCTGGGGACGGGCCAGGACAACAGCGCCTATGACGTCTTCGGCAAGAAGTACGCCGCGGCGCTCAAGGGCGACGGCATCGCCGTTACGCTGCAGCCATCGCACGGCTCGCGCGAGAACCTGCGCCTGCTGAAGGAAGGGAAGGTCGATATCGCCTTCATGCAGAGCGGGACGACCGACGAGTCGGCGCCGGAACGCGAGGGCCTCGTCTCGCTGGGCAGCCTGTTCACGGAACCCGTCTGGCTGTTCCTGCGCGAGCGTCCCGGCCAGCAGCCGATCGCGCAGCTGACGCAGTTGCGCGGCCTGAAGATCAATATCGGCGCCGGGGGCAGCGGGGCGCCGCGGCTGTTCCGGCAGATCCTCGACGTGAACGGTGTCGCCCCGGGCGAGCTGCAGGTCAGCCAGCTCGATAACACGCCGGCCACCGTGGAGCTGCTGGAAGGGCGCATCGACGGCCTGGTGTTCGCGGCCGCGCCGGACGATCCGCTGATCCAGATGCTGCTGCAGACGCCTGGCGTGGCGCTGTTCGATTTCACGCAGGCCGAGGCCTATACGCGCCGCCTGCCGTTCCTGACGCACGTGACGCTGCCGCGCGGGATTGTCGACCTGGGGCGCGACCTGCCGGCGCGCGACTATCACCTGATCGCGCCGACGGCCACGCTGGTGGCGCGCGAGGATCTGCACCCGGCGTTGATCGAGCTGTTCGTGCAGGCCGCGGCGAAGATTCACGGCGGGGCGGGGTGGTTCTCGCAGCAGGGTCAGTTCCCGTCCGCGCGCTACACGGAGATTCCCGTCGCCGACGAGGCGGCGAAGTTCTACAAGGACGGCGCGCCGTTCCTGCAGCGCTACATGAGCTTCTGGCTGGCGAACTTCCTCGACCGCATGTGGGTGCTCGTCGTGGCGCTGGGTGCGCTGATCCTGCCGTTATCAAAAGTGGTGCCGCCGCTGTACGTGTGGCGCGTCCGCTCGCGCATCTATCGCTGGTACGGCCAGCTGCGCACGGTGGAACAGGCGCTGGAAGAGGTACCGCGCGAGGCACCCGCGGCGCAGCGGATGCAAGTGGGGCGCGCGCAGCTGGCGCGGCTGAACGACATCGAGGACCGCGTCAACCAGATCTCCGTGCCGCTGTCGTTTGCCGACGATTTGTATGGCCTGCGCAGCCACATCCAGTTCGTCCGGCAGCGGATTCTTAGCCAAACACCGGATCTGGCGACAGAAAATACGGCCATTGCTGAATAGACCGTTTGTTTATCGCCACAGCTTGCCCTTTTAGCCACTGATTGATTTGACAGCAAGGCGCCCGCGCCGGGAAGATAAAGCCGACTGCCGCGCGCCGCGGCGGCCCTGCTGGATCGCCTGGCTCAATCATTGAACGAAAAGGGATCAAGATGCACCGGAATACCGTACCCACCAAGCTTCTTCTCGCCGCCGCCATCGCCTCGCTGTTCGGCCACGCCGGTGCCCAGGCCCAGACGGCCGACACGCCGGCCGTCGAATCGACCGTCATCGTGACGGGCACGCGGGTCTCGAACCGCACGGTGCTCGACACGTCCGCGCCCGTCGACATCATCTCGGCCGACACCATCAAGAACACGGGGGTACCGGAGATCACGCAGGCGCTGTCGGTGGCGCTGCCATCGCTGAACTTCCCGCGTCCGGGCCTGGCCGACGGCACCGATACCATCCGGCCGGCCACGTTGCGCGGCCTGGCGCCGGACCAGACGCTGGTGCTGGTGAACGGCAAGCGCCGGCATACGTCGTCGCTGGTCAACCTGAACGGCACCATCGGCCGCGGCTCGGCCGCCGTCGACATGAACACGATCCCGACGGGCATCGTCAAGACCATCGAAGTGCTGCGCGACGGCGCCTCCGCGCAGTACGGCTCGGACGCCATCGCCGGCGTCGTCAACATCCGGCTGCGCAACGACCACAGCGGCGGCGAGGCCGTCGTCAGCTACGGCAAGCGCATCACGGACTACAGCTTCGAGCCCGTGCCGGGACCGGCCGGCGCCACGTGGAGCAGCGAGACGGAGCGCTCGCGCCATGACGGCGGCGTGGCCACCGTCAGCCTGTGGAAGGGACTCTCGTTCGGCGAGACGGGTTTCGTGACCATCGCGGCCGAATACAAGGACCAGGACCATACGGAGCGGGGCGGCTACGACATGCGCCAGCAGTACCCGCTCCTCAGTGGCCAACAAGCTGGGCAGTTAGATCCACGCGAGAACACGATCGACCGCTTCAACGCGTGGTACGGCGAACCGGAAATGAAGCAGTCCACGATTTTCGCCAACGCCGGCATGAACCTGGGCGGCAGCGTCAAGCTGTATGGCTGGAGCAGCTACCAGAAGCGCGAGGCCCGCTCGGCCGGCTTCTTCCGCCGCGCGCTGCAGGACAATAACGTCATCGCCATCTATCCGAACGGCTTCCTGCCGATCATCGCCCCAAGCGTGGACGACTTCAGCATCGCCGGCGGCGTCACGTGGACGCTGGACGGCTGGGACATGGACAGCTCGCTCAGCTACGGCAAGAACAAGATGGGCTACACCATCGAGAACACCTTGAACCGCTCGCTGGGCGCGGCCAGCCCGACGACGTTCGACGCGGGCGGATATTCGTACGACCAGCTGACGTACAACCTGTCGGCCGTGCGCCAGTTCGACTGGGGCCTGTCGTCGCCCGTCAACCTGGCGCTGGGTGCCGAGGCGCGCCGCGAAGGCTACAAGCTGGAAGCGGGCGAGCCGGATTCGTACCGCAACGGCGGCATCCTGCTGCCATCGGGCCTGCCTACGGCGTCCGGCGCGCAGGTGTTCCCGGGCTTCCGCCCAAGCGACGAATCGGACAGCCACCGCAACGCGTTCAGCGTGTTCGCCGACGTGGAAGCGAACCTGACGCCGGAGCTGCTGGCGTCCTTCGCCGTGCGCGGCGAGCACTACTCGGACTTCGGCAACAACTGGTCCGGCAAGCTGGCGGGGCGCTATAACTTCACCCCGGCATTCGCGCTGCGCGGCTCCGTGCAGAACGGCTTCCGCGCGCCGTCGATGCAGCAGCAGTTCTTCACGTCCACGTCCACCAATTTCATCAACGGCATTCCGTTCGACCTGACGACGTTCAAGCCGACTGCCCCGGCCGCGGTGGCGCTGGGCGCGAAGCCGCTCGATGCCGAGAAGTCCACCAACTTCTCGCTGGGCGCCGTGGCGAAATTCGGCCGTGGCAGCATCACCGTCGACGGTTACCACATCAAGATCCGCAACCGCATCGTGCTGTCCGAGAACCTGACGCAGGCGAACGTGCGCAATTACCTGACCGCGAACGGCTTTCCCGGCGTGGGCGGCGGGCGCTTCTTCATCAACGGCGTGGATACGACGACCAAAGGGGTGGACATCGTCGCCAACTACCCGTTCGCGCTGGGCCAGGCCGGCAAGATCGACCTGACGCTGGCCGGCAACTACACGGACACCGAAGTGACGAAGGTGCCGGCAACGGCGCAGCTGGCGGCATTGTCGCCGGCGCCGGTGCTGTTCGACCGCGTCAACGTGCTGACGTTCGAGGAAGGCACGCCGAAGACCAAGTTCACGGCCAGCGGCACGTGGTTGCTGGGTCCCTGGGGCGCCACGTTGCGCGCCACGCGCTACGGCAAGGTGCTGACGCCAAGCTCGGCGCCATTCCCCGACCACCTGATGTCGGCCCGCACGCTGGTGGACCTTGAGGGACGCTTTGCGATCACGAAGGCGATGACGTTTGCCGTCGGCGCGGAAAACCTGTTCGACCAGTACCCGGACCCGTATCCGGCCGTGCTGAACTCGACGGGTAATGCGCCGTTCACCAACTACTCGCCGTTCGGCCGTTCGGGCCGCTACGTCTACGCGCGCCTGAGCTACTCGCTGTAACGCAAGTCGCAGGGAACTTGCTGGGGACTGTCCCTTCGGGACTGTCCCCGACTTTGCTTTCCGCTAATGACCCCGCTGCTTCCGGTAAACCTCGGGGACAGTCCCCACTGCATCAGGCGCCCACCCAGGGCAACCCGGCCTTGCACCATCCCCCGACTGTCTTCCGATGCCCCTCGGCGTCCTTGTCCCCCTCGAACCCCTCCAGGATATCGAAGCTGTTGGCATAGCCGTTCTCCGTGGCCAGCCTGGCGGCATGCCGCGAGCGCACGCCGGAGCGGCACAGGAACAGCAGCACGTCGTCTTTCGACGCCAGCGCGGCCAGTTGCTCGGCGAACGCCGGATTCGGCACGCCGCCCGGATACGTACTCCACTGCACCGCGCCATGCTGGGCGTCCGGAATCGCCACGCGGCCGACCCAGTCGCGCTCGGCGTTGGTGCGCACGTCGATCAGCCGGACGTTGGGATGTTCCTCCAGCAGTTGATATGCTTCCTGTGGCGTGACCGCTCCAGCATAGGGCAGTCCCGTGCCGCGCTCGCGGGCGCGTTCGAGGATGTCGGAGTCAATGCCTGTTTTGGTACTCATTTCGCGGTATCCCTCGAGGATCTTCGTTTATCATTGCGCGCGCCGGGTATTGACGACAGCGTGCCTGCAGCGCATACAGGGACTGGGATGCACCAATATATCCGGAATCGCCGACACGCTGCCCGAATTCGGTGCAGAATGCACGCATCGCACCAAAGCGGTGCGGTGCGGAGGTTGCGCTAACGTGGTGCAAAACAGGCCCGCGGCAGGCCCCGAACGATTTTAGTTTCCGTTGGCAGCAAGATCAATGAAGCAATTCGACTATGCTTCCTCGCTCTTTACTGGCACGCTTTCTGCTTTACGTTATTGAAGTTTCCGCCGCACACTGTGCTGGCAGCCCTTTTCACTTAGGAGATACGCATGGCAATGACCGCCGAAGAAGTTTTGCAGATGGTAAAAGACAACGAAGTCAAATTCGTTGATTTCCGTTTTGCCGATACCCGTGGCAAGGAACAGCACGTGACCGTGCCAGTGTCCCACTTCGATATCGACAAGTTCGAAAGCGGTCATGCGTTCGACGGTTCTTCCATCGCCGGCTGGAAAGGTATTGAAGCATCGGACATGATCCTGCTGCCGGACCCTGCGACCGCGAACATCGACCCCTTCATGGAAGAGACGACGCTATTCATGCAGTGCGACGTCATCGAGCCATCCGACGGCAAGGGCTACGACCGTGACCCGCGCTCGATCGCCAAGCGCGCCGAAGCCTACCTGAAGTCCTCCGGCCTGGGCGACACCGCCTACTTCGGTCCGGAACCCGAATTCTTCATCTTCGACTCCGTGAAGTGGAAGATCGACATGTCCGGCGCGATGGTCAAGATCGACTCCGACGAAGCATCGTGGTCGACCGACAAGGACATCGAAGGCGGCAACAGCGGCCACCGTCCGACCGTCAAGGGCGGCTACTTCCCGGTGCCTCCGGTCGATTCGTTCCAGGACATGCGCTCGGAAATGTGCCTGATCCTCGAATCGATGGGCATCCCGGTCGAAGTGCACCACCACGAAGTGGCCGGCGCCGGCCAGAACGAGATCGGCACCAAGTTCTCGACGCTGGTCGAGCGCGCCGACTGGACGCAGAACATGAAGTACGTGATCTGGAACGTGGCCCACAGCTACGGCAAGACCGCTACCTTCATGCCGAAGCCGGTCGTTGGCGACAACGGCTCGGGCATGCACGTGCACCAGTCGATCTGGAAAGACGGCAAGAACCTGTTCGCCGGCGACGGCTATGCGGGCCTGTCGGACTTCGCGCTGTACTACATCGGCGGCATCATCAAGCACGCCAAGGCACTGAACGCCATCACCAACCCTGGCACGAACTCGTACAAGCGCCTGGTGCCTGGCTACGAAGCGCCGGTCAAGCTGGCTTACTCGGCACGTAACCGTTCCGCGTCGATCCGTATCCCGCACGTGGCCAATCCAAAAGGCCGTCGTATCGAGACGCGCTTCCCGGATCCGCTGGCGAACCCGTACCTGTGCTTCGCCGCGCTGATGATGGCCGGCCTGGACGGCGTGCAGAACAAGATCCACCCGGGCGAAGCCGCATCGAAAGACCTGTACCACCTGCCGCCGGAAGAAGACGCGCTGATCCCGACCGTCTGCGCCTCGCTGGAAGAGGCGCTCGATCACCTGAACAAGGACCGCGAGTTCCTGACCCGCGGCGGCGTGTTCAGCGACACGATGATCGATGCCTACATCGAACTGAAGATGACGGAAGTGACCCGCATGCGCCAGACGACGCACCCGGTCGAATTCGACATGTACTACTCGCTGTAAGAACGGCATGCCGGTCTTGAAACACCGGTAACCAGGACGCGGGGACGGCGCTTAGCCCTCCTCGCGTTTTTTTTCGGATGTTGTATAGTCGGGGCATGAAGATCCGTACCGCCGTTTTACTGCCTTTGCTGTGTTGCTCCACCCTGGTTCACGCCCAGATCTACCGCTGCGTGGATGCAAACGGACACAAGGAATACACGGACCGCAAGAAGGGCAGCCACTGCGTGGCGCTGGACCTGCCGGACCCCGTGATCGCGGCGCCGGCCCGGCGGGAAGCGCCGCCGGCACGGCCGCGCCAGCCCGCTGCAGCGCCGGCACCGGCCGTGGCGGCAGGCGCGTTCCCGCGGGTGGACAGTGCGGAGCAGAAGGCGCGCGACGCCGACCGGCGCCAGATCCTCGCCGACGAACTGGACGCCGAAATGCAGAAGCTTGGCGAGCTGCGCCGCGAATTCAACAACGGCGAGCCGGAACGGCGCGGCGACGAGCGCAATTACGCCAAGTACCAGGAACGGGTGGCGAACCTGAAAACGTCCATCGCCCGTTCTGAACAGAACGTTGAAGCGCTGAAGCGGGAAATCGCCAATATACGATGAAAATTGTGACCAATATCGCGCGCGCGGCGGCTGCCGCGGCGTCGGTCTTTCCACGTCCGTCCGCGCTGGCCGGGCTCGATCTGCTGGCCTCGGCCGTCGCGATCGTCGACGGGGAAGGGCATATCGTCTATGCCAATGCGGCGGCCGAGAATCTGCTGGAGAGCTCATTGAAGGCGCTGACGCGCCAGAAGCTGTGCGGCCTGTTTTCCAATCCCGCCGAACTGGAACACGTGATCGCGCAGGCGCGCGCCCATAAATTCTCCGACCTGCGCCAGGAGCTGATCCTCGAGCGGGCCGGCCGCGAGCCGCTGCACGTGCACACGATCGCCAGTGCGCTCGACGAGCCGGCGGACCACGTGCTGCTGGAGCTGCGCGAAACGGTGCAGCAGATGAAGCTCGACCGCGAGGAACGGCTGCTGGACCAGAGCCAGGTCAACAAGGAGCTGATCCGCAACCTGGCGCACGAAATCAAGAACCCGCTGGGCGGCATTCGCGGCGCCGCGCAGCTGCTGGAGATGGAGCTGCCGCCGCTGCACCTGCAGCAGCTGCGCGAGTACACCCAGGTCATCATCAAGGAAGCGGACCGGCTGCAGACGCTGGTGGACCGGCTGCTGGCGCCGCACCGGCGTCCGCACATCGTCGGCGACGTCAATATCCACGAGGTGCTGGAAAGGGTGCGCAGCCTGATGACGGCCGAATTCCCGGCCGGTCTCGCCATCGTGCGCGATTACGACGCATCGTTGCCCGAGTTCCGCGGCGACAAGGAGCAGCTCATCCAGACGGTGCTGAACATCGCCCACAACGCCGCGCAGGCACTGGCTGAACGCATCGACGAGGGCGATGCGCAGATCGTGTTCAAGACGCGCGTGGCCCGGCAGGTCACGCTGGCGAAGGTCCGCTACAACCTGGCATTAGACTTGCATATCATCGACAATGGACCTGGCATCCCGCCCCAGATCCGCGATCGCATCTTCTATCCACTGGTCTCCGGCCGTGATGGAGGCAGCGGCCTCGGACTGACGTTGGCGCAGACCTTCGTGCACCAGCACATGGGCGTCATCGAGTGCGAGAGCCGGCCCGGATATACGGACTTCAGGATCCTGCTGCCGCTGCCATAAGCCTTGGCAGCAGCGGGCCTGGAGCGGTCTCGATCCACATTGCGGGAAGCACACAACACACATGAAGCCAATCTGGATAGTCGACGACGACGAATCGATCCGCTGGGTACTGGAAAAAGCATTGGCGAGGGAAAGCCTCGCCACAAGGAGTTTTGCCAACGCGCGCGACGCGATGGCCGCGCTGGAAGTCGACACGCCGCAGGTGCTGGTGTCGGACATCCGCATGCCCGGCGACTCGGGCCTGGACCTGCTGCAGCTGGTCAAATCGCGCCATCCCGGCTTGCCCGTCATTATCATCACGGCGTTTTCCGACCTGGACTCGGCCGTTGCCGCGTTCCAGGGCGGCGCCTTTGAATATCTCGCCAAGCCGTTCGACATCGACAAGGCCGTCGAACTGATCCGCCGCGCGCTGGACGAGAGCCTGCGCGAAGCGAACGTGGAATCGGGGCCGGCGGAAACGCCGGAAATCCTGGGGCAGGCGCCGGCGATGCAGGAAGTGTTCCGCGCCATCGGCC
Encoded proteins:
- the glnA gene encoding type I glutamate--ammonia ligase; amino-acid sequence: MAMTAEEVLQMVKDNEVKFVDFRFADTRGKEQHVTVPVSHFDIDKFESGHAFDGSSIAGWKGIEASDMILLPDPATANIDPFMEETTLFMQCDVIEPSDGKGYDRDPRSIAKRAEAYLKSSGLGDTAYFGPEPEFFIFDSVKWKIDMSGAMVKIDSDEASWSTDKDIEGGNSGHRPTVKGGYFPVPPVDSFQDMRSEMCLILESMGIPVEVHHHEVAGAGQNEIGTKFSTLVERADWTQNMKYVIWNVAHSYGKTATFMPKPVVGDNGSGMHVHQSIWKDGKNLFAGDGYAGLSDFALYYIGGIIKHAKALNAITNPGTNSYKRLVPGYEAPVKLAYSARNRSASIRIPHVANPKGRRIETRFPDPLANPYLCFAALMMAGLDGVQNKIHPGEAASKDLYHLPPEEDALIPTVCASLEEALDHLNKDREFLTRGGVFSDTMIDAYIELKMTEVTRMRQTTHPVEFDMYYSL
- a CDS encoding TonB-dependent receptor plug domain-containing protein, which encodes MHRNTVPTKLLLAAAIASLFGHAGAQAQTADTPAVESTVIVTGTRVSNRTVLDTSAPVDIISADTIKNTGVPEITQALSVALPSLNFPRPGLADGTDTIRPATLRGLAPDQTLVLVNGKRRHTSSLVNLNGTIGRGSAAVDMNTIPTGIVKTIEVLRDGASAQYGSDAIAGVVNIRLRNDHSGGEAVVSYGKRITDYSFEPVPGPAGATWSSETERSRHDGGVATVSLWKGLSFGETGFVTIAAEYKDQDHTERGGYDMRQQYPLLSGQQAGQLDPRENTIDRFNAWYGEPEMKQSTIFANAGMNLGGSVKLYGWSSYQKREARSAGFFRRALQDNNVIAIYPNGFLPIIAPSVDDFSIAGGVTWTLDGWDMDSSLSYGKNKMGYTIENTLNRSLGAASPTTFDAGGYSYDQLTYNLSAVRQFDWGLSSPVNLALGAEARREGYKLEAGEPDSYRNGGILLPSGLPTASGAQVFPGFRPSDESDSHRNAFSVFADVEANLTPELLASFAVRGEHYSDFGNNWSGKLAGRYNFTPAFALRGSVQNGFRAPSMQQQFFTSTSTNFINGIPFDLTTFKPTAPAAVALGAKPLDAEKSTNFSLGAVAKFGRGSITVDGYHIKIRNRIVLSENLTQANVRNYLTANGFPGVGGGRFFINGVDTTTKGVDIVANYPFALGQAGKIDLTLAGNYTDTEVTKVPATAQLAALSPAPVLFDRVNVLTFEEGTPKTKFTASGTWLLGPWGATLRATRYGKVLTPSSAPFPDHLMSARTLVDLEGRFAITKAMTFAVGAENLFDQYPDPYPAVLNSTGNAPFTNYSPFGRSGRYVYARLSYSL
- a CDS encoding rhodanese-like domain-containing protein gives rise to the protein MSTKTGIDSDILERARERGTGLPYAGAVTPQEAYQLLEEHPNVRLIDVRTNAERDWVGRVAIPDAQHGAVQWSTYPGGVPNPAFAEQLAALASKDDVLLFLCRSGVRSRHAARLATENGYANSFDILEGFEGDKDAEGHRKTVGGWCKAGLPWVGA
- the glnL gene encoding nitrogen regulation protein NR(II), with protein sequence MKIVTNIARAAAAAASVFPRPSALAGLDLLASAVAIVDGEGHIVYANAAAENLLESSLKALTRQKLCGLFSNPAELEHVIAQARAHKFSDLRQELILERAGREPLHVHTIASALDEPADHVLLELRETVQQMKLDREERLLDQSQVNKELIRNLAHEIKNPLGGIRGAAQLLEMELPPLHLQQLREYTQVIIKEADRLQTLVDRLLAPHRRPHIVGDVNIHEVLERVRSLMTAEFPAGLAIVRDYDASLPEFRGDKEQLIQTVLNIAHNAAQALAERIDEGDAQIVFKTRVARQVTLAKVRYNLALDLHIIDNGPGIPPQIRDRIFYPLVSGRDGGSGLGLTLAQTFVHQHMGVIECESRPGYTDFRILLPLP
- a CDS encoding TAXI family TRAP transporter solute-binding subunit is translated as MNRIRKFTNFSIRDLIASAAPTILVIAAICLAAYLIVDPAPPRKVVLGTGQDNSAYDVFGKKYAAALKGDGIAVTLQPSHGSRENLRLLKEGKVDIAFMQSGTTDESAPEREGLVSLGSLFTEPVWLFLRERPGQQPIAQLTQLRGLKINIGAGGSGAPRLFRQILDVNGVAPGELQVSQLDNTPATVELLEGRIDGLVFAAAPDDPLIQMLLQTPGVALFDFTQAEAYTRRLPFLTHVTLPRGIVDLGRDLPARDYHLIAPTATLVAREDLHPALIELFVQAAAKIHGGAGWFSQQGQFPSARYTEIPVADEAAKFYKDGAPFLQRYMSFWLANFLDRMWVLVVALGALILPLSKVVPPLYVWRVRSRIYRWYGQLRTVEQALEEVPREAPAAQRMQVGRAQLARLNDIEDRVNQISVPLSFADDLYGLRSHIQFVRQRILSQTPDLATENTAIAE
- a CDS encoding DUF4124 domain-containing protein; translation: MKIRTAVLLPLLCCSTLVHAQIYRCVDANGHKEYTDRKKGSHCVALDLPDPVIAAPARREAPPARPRQPAAAPAPAVAAGAFPRVDSAEQKARDADRRQILADELDAEMQKLGELRREFNNGEPERRGDERNYAKYQERVANLKTSIARSEQNVEALKREIANIR